One Streptomyces hundungensis DNA segment encodes these proteins:
- a CDS encoding phospholipase domain-containing protein: protein MRYAPKRRAARWAVVLATVGTVASTAAALPARGPQPSVSAVDDCARGGVDVTAANGGDEPFTFRLAGVAAAVDPGGSRTVLVPVADRQSYRFTVLGPGGFRQDVAGVLDCASASPSPAAGADPPARAERAAGAVAASIAPRESAAGAGGRRFALAGATDLESLVTGAVLVLLGAMVFVVRRLAL from the coding sequence GTGAGGTACGCACCGAAGCGGAGGGCGGCCCGCTGGGCCGTTGTGCTCGCGACCGTCGGTACGGTCGCGAGCACCGCGGCCGCACTGCCCGCCCGCGGGCCCCAGCCGTCCGTCAGCGCGGTGGACGACTGTGCCCGCGGCGGCGTGGACGTCACCGCCGCCAACGGGGGCGACGAGCCGTTCACCTTCCGGCTGGCGGGCGTCGCGGCCGCCGTGGACCCCGGCGGATCACGCACCGTCCTGGTCCCGGTCGCCGACCGGCAGAGCTACCGGTTCACCGTCCTCGGCCCCGGCGGCTTCCGGCAGGACGTCGCCGGGGTACTGGACTGCGCCTCGGCCTCCCCGTCACCGGCGGCCGGCGCCGACCCCCCGGCACGCGCGGAGCGTGCGGCGGGCGCGGTGGCCGCGTCCATCGCGCCCCGGGAGAGCGCGGCGGGCGCCGGCGGGAGACGGTTCGCGCTCGCCGGGGCCACCGACCTGGAATCGCTGGTCACCGGGGCGGTCCTGGTGCTGCTCGGCGCGATGGTCTTCGTCGTCCGCAGGCTCGCGCTGTGA